The DNA region TCGGCGATCTATTCCTGCTTGATTGAATCCGGCGAAGTCATCAAATTGGGCGGTATCGACGACGCGGCCAAGCGGCGCACTGTGCAGCTCGTCAATCCGTCGTTGGTACAGAGAAAATCCACCAGCCGGACGATTCAAATGTCGATCCAACTCGTCAAGCCGGGTGAGCGCGCCGAGTGCCACCGCCACACCGCCGCGGCACTGCGCTTCGTCGTCGAAGGCGACGGCACCGGCTACACCAACGTTGAAGGGGAGCAGATGTTCATGGAGCCCGGCGACCTCGTCTTGACGCCCCACTGGACTTGGCACGACCACTTCAACAACGGCAAGAAAAATCTCATTTGGCTCGACGTGCTCGACGCGCAGCTCACCAGCTATCTCGACGCCAACTTTCACGAGAACTACGCCGAGGGCCCGTCACAGCCGATCGTCAAACCCGACCGCTATTGCAAACAGCAATACGGCGCGATTCGCCCGCGCATGTCGAACGTCAGCAACGCCGCCCTGCCCTACACCTACAAATGGCGCGATACTCTGAAAGCATTGAACGAAGTCGCCGCCAGCGGCGTGCGCGACCCGCATGACAGCGTGCTCCTGGAATATGCCCACCCGATCACTGGCGGCGCGACCATGCCGACCATCGGCTGCTGGATCCAAATGCTGCCGCCCGGCGAGAGCACCACTCCACATCGTCACACGAGCAGCACCATCTATCACGTCATGCAGGGCGAAGGCGCGACCTTTGCCGGAACCAAGAAAGGCGCCGGCAAAGAACTTCCCTGGGGCCCGCACGATTGCTTTTTCGTGCCGTCGTGGAACTGGCACCACTTCGAGAACCGCTCGAAGAAAGAGCCGGCGATTATTTTTTCGGTGACCGATCGGCCGGTGTTGGAAAGCGTGGGGTTGTTTCGAGAGGAAGCTGCGTAAAACGGCCTGGAGTGTTGGGATTGAAGGGATGATGGGGATTTAGCCCGCGTTAAGAAGAAAAGGCGGACACCCAGGTCCGCCTTTTCTTCTCGTTTCAGTTTTTCCGCTTTCCTGATTCCACTTTTATCTTCCTACGCTGGCCGCGCGCTCCGCGCCACCCGGCCCGGAAACGCGCCGGTGTGCTCGCCCTTTTCGATCAACGTTTGGCCATTGACCACCGTGTACTCGATGCCTTTAGCGAGTTGTTTGCGCCGCTTGGCGCCTCCAGGCAAGTCGTGGGCTTCACCGGGTTCCAAAGGCGCGATGGTCTTCGGATCAAAAATCATTATGTCTGCCGCCATGCCGGGGCGCAGCAGCCCGCGGTCGTAGATGCCAAACAGATTCGCAGGAATAAACGTCAGCTTGCTGATCGCCTGCTCCAGCGGCATGATCTGCTTCTCGCGCACCCAGTGGGACAGCAGGTAGGTCGAGTAGCTATAATCGGTGCGGAAGACCACGTGCGCGCCGCCGTCCGACTGACCAATGACAGTGTAGGGACTTGTTAGCAGCGCTTTCATCGCCGCTTCGTCGCTGTTCACTTCGCGCCGCTCAAACTCAGTCTCGAGTTTCTCTTCCAGCGCTAATTCAAGAAACGCATCGAGCACGTCTTTGTTCTGCTCCTTGGCGATCTGGGCGATGCTCTTGCCGACGAGGTGCTGGTTTTTCGCCAGCGCGGGTTTGAAAACGAACTGCAAATCCCAACGGCGGGTGAAGTCGCCGGCAAAGTTCGGATTGACCGGCGTTTCGACCGCTTCGAAGTGCAGCTTGGCGCGCGTTTCCGGATCGCGGAACGCCGCCATGCGCGCTTCCAGCGGCAGCAGCATGACGTTTTTCCAAGTTTTCATGGCATCGAAATGCTGTGCCGTCTTGAGCGTGTAGCGCAAATCGCCCGGCCGCGGCATGACGAATTGATAGGCCCGGTGGCCCTGGCGCATCAATTCGACCGTGCCGTCGAGCTGATTGCGCCAGCGGTCAGGAGCGATGGCGGCTTGTGTGATATTGCCGTAGAAAACCGGGCAGCGCGTCGACATGGCGACTTTAGTGCCAAGCTTGCGATCGCCGCCGCACTGGATGACGCCGCGGCCGACTTCGTCGAGGACGCCGGCGATTTCGACGATCTCTTCATCGGTGGCGAGATTGCTCGGCGCAAGCTTGCCATCCCAATCGAAATGACGCGGGTTGCGCTCGAAAGACAAGCCGATGGCGCCCGCTTCGATGCCTTCACGGACGATCGCTTTCATTTTGGCGATTTCTTCAGGAGTGGCTTGTCGTTCTTGTGAGGGTTCGCCCATAACGTAGCGGCGCACTGCGGAATGGCCGATCAGCGTCGCGACGTTCATCCCGAGCCGCTGGTCCAGGGTGTCCATGTACTGCGGGATGGTTTCCCAGGTCCATTTAACGCCCGCATTGATGGCCTCCAGCGGAATCGCTTCGACGTGGGACAAAACCCCGGCGAGGTTGGCTTGATCTTCCTTGTGCGCCGGCGCCAGAGCGAGCGAGCAGTTGCCGATCACGACTGTGGTTACGCCGTGATAACAGGAGTAGGTGCAGAGCGGGTCCCAAATCACCTGGGCGTCATAGTGAGTGTGGTTGTCGATGATGCCCGGCGCCACGGTTAAACCATCGGCATCAATCACCTGTTTGGCTGTGCCATTGGCGCGGCCGATCTCAACGATCTTGCCGCTGCTCACCCCAACATCGCCGCGATACCCGGGCAGCCCCGAACCGTCCACCACTGTGCCGTTCTTGATAAGTAGATCGTACGCCATCGTTCCTCCCGTAGGACTGAGACTCGCTATCGTTTTCTTTCTTTGGCGAGGGTAGTCGATGCCACCTGACCTGTCAACTGAGCGACGCCGCCATTGGTTGCGTATCGGCCGCGATGTCGAGTAGAAAACGCATATCGTATCTTGTTGCTGCCTGAGGGGAACGCCATGGCACGTATTCCACTCGTTGAAACCACAGAACAATTGAGCGCGGAGCATCACGCCGTCTATGACGGTATCGTCAAAAGCCGCGGCGCCGTGCGCGGCGTTTTCCCGGCCTTGCTCCACGTGCCGTCAATCGCCCATCACACCGCCGAGCTCGGCGCCTATGTGCGCTTCGAAGCAAAGCTCGACCAGCGCATCAAAGCGCTCGCCGTCTCCGTGACAGTTCGAGAGTTAGAGTGCCGCCACGAGTGGTCGGCCCAGGTGCGCAACGCCGAGCGCAACGGCTTGAGCCCGGCGACGATCAAAGCGATTTATCAGCGCAAGCCGCCCACCGAGTTTCCCGAAGAAGACGCGATGATCATCCGCTACGCGCATGAATTGCTGCGCAACCATCGGGTGAGCGAACCCACGTTTTCCGCAGTGCGTGACCGGCTCGGCGTCCAGTCCATCGTCGACCTTACCGCGACGATCGGTTACTACGCGATGATTTCCTGCAGTTTGAATGCGTTTGATTTGGTTTCGGACCCGGAACCGAAAGGGTTTGAACTTTGACCTGATACCCATTCGCAAAGCGTTGATTCTATGAGGGCCGCAATTATACTCTGTGACAATCCGGCCCTCAGAGCTTCCTGAATCACAATGCGCCTTCTCCGCTTCGCTATTCTCGCCATCGTCGCCACTACCTTCAGCGCCTGCGGCTCGACCTACATCGTGCGTTGCAAAGACGGCGACACGCTAGCCATCCAGGACTCGCTCTACTTCGGCACCGCGAAACCCAACGGCGTCGTTACACCCGACGACTGGTCGGGATTCCTGGAAAATACCGTCACACCGCGGTTTCCCCAAGGTCTCACGTCATCACGTGCCTCGGGCCAGTGGCGCGGCAGTGACGGCGAGATCGTCCGCGAAGATTCCCATGTCCTCTTGCTGCTACATCCCGACAATGCGGCCACTGAGCAGTCGATCCGCGAGGTGATCGATACTTACAAGAGCCAGTTTCAACAGGAAGCGGTGCTGCGCATACGGTCAGCCACCTGCGCGTCGTTTTGATATTCTTCCATCGACTCACAGGTACGAAGCGAAGACACACTCCACATGACGGCATGCGCCTTTCGCGACAATCGAAGAGTCTCTTTTCCGGGATTTATCTGGTTAAAACTAAGCCACACCCCGGATGGTAGCTCTTATCCGGTTCGCAAGTCGCGATCGAAGTTCACTTGGGGTTTTCCAAACAATATGACTAAACTGAGCGATATCGAAGTGAATATTCTCAAAGTCGTCTTCTCTACATGTCCAGATGACTTCGCGCCCTAGCCCCTTGGCGAACCCGGCTTCAAAATATACCCCACCTCGGTGTCCCGTAAAATCTGCGATCATGAACTGACACTTTCGAATCTCCACAATGATTTTATCGACGATGTTATCATTGTGCGGGAGCAAGTCGATTCGAACTGGTTCCATGCCGCAGTCTAACTTGACCGCAGGATAAACACCGTCGTCGTATGCGGCATTCATCGACTCGTCAAACCACATTGCTACAAAACATCGTCCAGGCGTGCCCCCAACAGGTTTCGCCTGTAATCGCTCCCACGCCTTCGGTCTCAGCGTGTAATCAAATCCCCCTGCATGCTTTATGAAGTCCAATTCAACCAAGTGCTGAAGCAAAAAATTTAATTCGGCTTCGGTTTGAGCATCTACCAAAGACAAATCCTTCCATGGAGTCACATTCGCTGGTTCACCAGGTTTCGACCGTCTCATGATCAGATCTAAAAGTTTCTCGGATTTTTCGACAAACGGCACATCCTCATGAGCCAACGCGAAAGTTCGCCAATTGTCCGCGGTCAACTGAACAGTCTCTCTCCGCAAATTGGCTTGCCTTATGTACGCTCTGAGAAACGGGAAAAGCTCTTTCGTTTCGTAGTCAGAGTCTTGGCCTTTCAAGACGGTGCGCGTTAACATGCCCGGAACGGAATACATCCCGCATCTATTGCAAGTTACATTGTAAGAATCTCTGCTGGGCTGGGGCTCAACCCTCGCATTGTCTCCACATAACGCACAAACTGAAATGTCATTCGGATAACTCATCGATGAGTTCTCTAACTCCGCTCAACTCCAAAGCGGCTAAATAGCTATAATCGATACAACCTCTCTGCATTCTTCCAAAGAACTCGCTCCCGGTCCGCTGCCGTTACCCCCTTGAAACAATGATCGATGGTTTCCTGCGTGCGCGGCCAGGTGGAGTTGGCGAGCGGCAAATTGCTCGACCACATAATATGATCGGCGCCGATGTAGTCGGTGAACGGCGCAATGGGATCGTACCAGGAGTTAAAAAAGCACTGGCGTTTAAACATCTGTGACGGGTTCAGATCGTACCCTTCGCGCGAGAGGCCGTCATGATCGAACTGGTGGTCGGCCCATTCCAAATAGAGCATGCCCCAACTGAGTGCGCTCTCGGCTAGCACGAAGCGCAGCTTCGGGTGACGGAGCAACACCCGTGAAAAAGAATAGAGCGAGATAACAAACACGCTCGACACCGGCTTGGTGGCGGCATCCATGGCGGCGGCCAACGTCGGTTTGACACTCGGCGGCAGCGGCGTTTGCAACTCCGGTGACGCACCCGCATGCAAACAGACCGGCACACTCAACTCTTCGCAGGCCGACCAGAACGGATCGTATTCCGGCCCGCTGACGTGAGGGACTTTGCGCAAATGCATCGGCAGCGATGGGAAAATCACGCCGCGATGGCCCTTGCCGACACCACGCTTTACCTCGGCGATCGCCGCTTCCACCGGCCAAATCGGCACCAGACACTGTGGAATAAAGCGCTCGCTCGTTTTCGCCCATTCGTCGATCAGCCAATCGTTGTAGGCCCGCACGCAGGCAAGCTCCAACTCAGAATCATCCAGCCGTCCAAAAGCTTCCCCGGCTAAACCTGCCACCGTCGGATAGAGAACCGAGTAGTCGATACCAGCCGAATCCATCGCCTTTAACCGTTCAGCGGGCGTGAATACTGGAGCCGGCACATCAGCCCAGCGCTTGGGATCTTCATTGCGATCGACCAGCAACGCTCCGGCCCGCGCCGCGCGGCCGTCAAGCAATACTTGACCATCGAGCAGCCACTGCTCGCCGCCATTTTTGCTAGCGACCAAACGCGGTGCCCGGTCGCGAAATTTTTTCTCGACGCGATCGGCCCAGAGATTCGGCACCTCCTGCACATGATCGTCGACACTGATGAAGCCATACTTCAAGTTCATGAAAGTTTTCCTCTAAGCCCCGGCGGGCGGGTTTCAAACCCGCCCCTACATCGGATCCGATTTTGCGCCTTTTGCGGTTAATTCTCCGCGGTCACTACGCCGGCAGTTTCGCGTCGATCTTGTACAACCGCACGGCGTTTTCGTACTGCATTTTACGCCGGTCCGCTTCCGGCACGCCCTCGAGCACCCGTTCGACCTCACGCCAAGAGTGCGGATAGTACGATGCTACATGCGGAAAGTCCGACTCCCACATGATGTTGTCGACGCCGATGTCGTCGCGCAGTTTGATCCCCTCGGCCTCGAACCAGAAATTCACATACATTTGCCGGCGCACGACTTCACTGGGACGGGTGATGATGCCTTCGGTCCAAAGATGACGGCTTTCCCATTCGTGATCGCAGGCGGCGATGACATAGTTCAAACTGCCAACACCGGCTTCAGGGAAAACCAAGATCAAGCCGGGAAATTTCTCGGTGATGCCGGGAAAAATAAACTGCGGCACAATCTGCGCTGGCGTCACCGCCGACGTTGCGGTCTGCGCCGAATGCGCCTGGCGCACCGAATAGCCATCCCATTTACGCACCGAAGCGCCGGCGCTTAGTCCGGCGGACCCGTGGAAATGCAATGGGAGCTGCAACTCCTGGCAAACTTCCCAAACCGGATTCCAAATGGGGTCTGTGATATGCGGCAATCCCTTGGGCATCTGGCCGTGGAGATTGATACCGCGGTGACCGTTCGCCGCCGCGCGCTCAAATTCTTTCTTAATCGCTTGAGGCGAGCTCAGGTACGGCACCGCGGCCAGCGGCACATAGCGGTCGCTCGCGCGCTTCCAATCAGAAAGTATGTCGTTATAGGCCTGCACCACCTCTAACTCATAGTGAGCGTCGCCGGGCTCATAAAAAGTTCCGCCGGGCGGATTTGGGAACAGCACCTCGGCATCCACCCCGTCGGCATCGAGCGCAGGCAATCTGGCGATAGGGTCGTGATAGGCAGCGGGTATTTCAGCGTAGCGCTTCGGATAGGTCGGAAACGGGCCGGTCATCAACACCGGGCAGTTCCCGACGTCGCCGTGGCGCGGCTCGCCATAGACCGACCAGCGGTCGATCTTCTCCCCTTTAGACTCCACCTCGACAATCTGCGGAATCTTGTCACCCCACTTCACCTTCGACATGCGCTCGACAAAATCGTTGCGATCGAACCCGCAGTGGGAATCAGCGCTGATCAGTTTGTGTTTGATTTCCATCGGTCCTCCGAAAGACAAGCTAAATTTCACAAATAAACTGCGTCGACATTCTTTGCAATATAAGATAGGAAGCTCGCATCATCGAAATAGACAAGGGGCGCCGGTCATGAAGAGCGATCTTACCCTAGTAGTGTTGGCCATCCTAACCATCGCCGCGGCTATGGCACCGCGCTTTGGATTTAGCCAGACGCCCTATTATCAGGGCAAGACCATTCTCATTGTCGCTGGTACCGCGCCCGGCGGCATCGGCGACAACCGGGTTAAGTCGATGGTGCCATTTCTGAAAAAATACATCCCGGGCAATCCGTCGATCCTCGTGCAATACATGGACGGCGGCGGCGGCCGCCAGGTGGGCAATCATATGGCGAAAGTCGCCAAACCTGACGGGCTTACCATCGGCGCCTTTAGCAGCAGCGTGATCGGCCTCGGCATCTTGCGCGAAAACGGTGTGCTCTTTGATATCGATAAATTTCACTACGTCGGCTCACCGGATAGCTCCAGCCACAACGTTTATTACACGCGTAGAGAACTCGGCCTGAACAACCTGGAAAAACTAAAGTCCGCCACCGGCATCCGCGTCGGCGCGCGCACCGTCGGACACAGCGCCTATGTCGCCGCTCGATTATTTACCTACTTTCTCGATTTGAAGGACCCGAAATTCATCCCAGGCTACTCCGCACCCGAATTGGATGCCGCGTTGCTGCGCGCCGAAGTCGACGCTCGGGCCAACACGGCGACCTCAGTGATGCAGCGCAATCCCGATTGGGTGGAGAAGGGTCTCATGGACTTTCACGCGATTCTCGAAGTTCCGAAGGGCTTCAAGTTTCCCCGTTTCAGCCACTTGCCCGAACTTGAGAGCTTCGTGAAGTCCGAAAAAGAAAAGAGGCTGCTCGCGCTGGCGCGCATCTTTCGCCTAACCGGCTCACCCTACGTGCTCGCACCAGGCACGCCAAGAGATCGCGTCACGATCGTCGAGCAAGCGATGCGCAAGACTTTCAAAGACCCGGAGTTTCTCGCCGAGCACCGCAAGGTGGTCGCTGAAGAAGCCAGCCCGATGATGGCTGACGAATTGACCAAAGCGATTCGCGAGACACCGCGCGACGCCGAGTCCATTGATTTTTACAAGCTATTCTCCGGCCCGGCACCGCTGCCGCCGCGCTAGCCCCTACCTGGGCAGGCACCGGCGCCTGCCCCTACAAAACCATCGATCGGAAATGCATGGGCTTAGCCTTTGCCCATCTTCCCCAACAACTCGCCCCACTTGGCCTGGAGCTTCTTGCGACCATCGTTCCTCCAGACACTATTAATCCGTCGCGGAGAGCAGTTGACGGCAAAAGCCCTGGCAAATCGCGTCACGGAGTTGCAAAGAGATGACACGACTCGGTGGCGAGGTACTCCTTTGTTTCAAGCGCAATCGATGATAGGTGAAACACATTATTCAGACGGAGGATCATTCGATGGCGGAACAAGCGAAAATCGTTACAGGTCTCGGCAAAGCAGAGCTTCATCGCATTCTCGTGCGCGGCTACGATTTGAACAAAGAATTGGTCGGCAAGATCAGCTTTACCGATATGTGCTCGCTCATGCTGCGCGGGCGTATGCCGACGGCGAACGAAGCGAAAATGCTTGACGCCTTGTTGGTCATCCTGGTCGAGCATGGCATGGTCTCCCATGTGGTCGCTGCGCGCTTGATCTACCACTGCGCGCCGGAAGCGATTCAAGCTGCAGTGGCTGCAGCTCTCTGTGGCGCCGGCAGCGTGCATCTTGGCTCTTCCGAATGGTCGGCAAAGATGCTGCTCGACGCCTTGCCGCGGGATACGAGAAATCCTGAATACGATGAGATTGCGACTAAGATTATCGATGACTACACGCTGCGCAAGCAGCGCATGCCCGGTATCGGTCACCGGACCCACGCCGAGGGCGATCCACGTGCCGAGACGTTGTTCAACATCGCCAAGGACACTGGCGTTTACGGCAAATACTGCGAGTTGATTCAGTGCCTCTCGAAGCTTTCCACCGAACGGCGCAAACGGTTGATCCCGGTCAATGTCACGGGAGCGATCGCGGCGATCGCCCTCGACATGGGCTTCTCATGGCAAATTACCAAAGCCTTCGCCTTGATCGGTCGCACGCTGGGCGCCATCGGCCACATCGCCGAGGAAATCGAAAATCCCATGGCAACCCAGATCGACGCTGCGATTAAACAGGCGATTGTCTACGAACCGAAGCGGACGTAATCCAATTGTCTCTCGCAAAGGTGCAAACTGGGGGCGTATTGTATTGGGGCGCGATTCATCGCGCTCCTTACTCACGCCTCGTGCCTTCCTCCGCTGCCTACTTCACTTCCCCCGGAAACAACTTCGAAGCGAAATCCCGGTTGATCGCCTGAATGAACGAATTGTCGTAAAACCGTTTCGGATCGGCGTCCTTACCTTTTCCATCGGGCGTGTTCTCCAACACGATGCGAATCGCCGCCGGGTCGATGGTCAGGTCCTTGTTCCACACCCGCAGGCCTTGCTGATAGTTGTCGGCGAGAATCTTGGGATCCGTGACTTTGGAATACTTCGACTCGAGCTTGCTAGCATATTCCTCATCGTCGATCGCCCGCTTGACCCCTTCGAGCAATCCCATCAGAAAGGCTCTCACCGTGTTGGGATTCTTCTGTGTAAACTCGCGCGTCACCGCCGTCCCAGGGCCGATGATCTTCAAGCCTTCTTTGTAGTAATCGATGATGATTGGGTAGCCTTTCTGCTTGGCCAGATCGGTCTGCGGCGGCGTGTTGATCATGCCGTCGGCATGGTTCAGCGTGAAGGATTGAAACGCCTGCGCCGGCGTGCCGTGAAACATCAGTTTGATGTCCCTGGGAATCTCCATGCCGCTCTTCCGAGCCGACATACGCATGGCGATATCGCCAAAGGCCCCAGGTGACGTAGTCGCAACAGTCTTGCCGCGCAAGTTTTCTAAACTGGTGATGCCCCTTTGCCCGAACAATATGAGGGAGCTTTTGTCGACGCCGGCGGCAACGTAAATGATATCGGCGCCGGCCAAAGCCGCCATCATCGCCGCCGAGCCGCCTTGATAGATATCGATCTTGCCGGAAATCAGCCCTTGGACAGCCACACTAGCGCTCACCGCGCTGATGTTCACGGTAACGCCGTACTTGGCGAAATAGCCTGCTTCGTGGGCGATCAACAGCGGCATCGTCGTGTGGGCGAATGCGGCGACGGCGATGTCGAGAGTTTTCTTTTCCGGCCTGCCAGCGCTTTGCTGGGCATATCCTAGCGAAAACACCGAAAAACAGACGGCGAAAAATGCTAGCGCCGAAAATATTTTAACCATGAGCGCAACGGCCTCCTTGCACCGGGAGCGTGGTTCAATTTTTCCAAAGCGTGATGCCGATCATATCCAAGTGGAGCACAACGTAAACCAATGCCGACAGGAAACACAAGACAAGATACGCCCAGTGGATCCAATTGACCGCTTGGCGGCGCTCGCTGCGCGCGGTCGCGTGCCGGGATAGCAAACCCAGCGCTTGTTGGCGCAGCGCCGGCATGGCGAGCAAGTCGGCGAGCACGTTGTAACCGTCCATTTCAAGGAAGTTAAACGGGTAAAGATTGAGCAGCGCCCCTTCCCACAGCACGATGCCAATCGCAAACAATAGGCTTTGGCCGACGCCGGGCGGCGCATAGTACGCTCCTAAGAACGCCGCGCTGCCGGCGACGACTTCGACCAGCGGCCCGGCCAAGTCAACGACGATGCGAGCTTTGCGGCTGGCCATGAAGATATCGGTGACGTCGGCATAAAAAGTCGGCAGCACGCCTTGCAGCAAAAAGAAGCCGATCTCGCGCACGCGCCGTCCGTAAGCCTTGCACGCAAGCGCGTGAACCGAGACGTGCAGCACTGAGACCAGGAGCAGAGTCGCCGCGATCGTCCCGGCGCTGAGCCACGGCGCGCCCACCAGACGAGCCGAGATGGTTTTCGCCTCGCGCCACAAATGGCTCGCAGCCATCAT from Deltaproteobacteria bacterium includes:
- a CDS encoding cupin domain-containing protein, with the translated sequence MADSHAVPETPEVIALHNRLAEYSLGGHWQSREQLKPLVPHMWPWSAIYSCLIESGEVIKLGGIDDAAKRRTVQLVNPSLVQRKSTSRTIQMSIQLVKPGERAECHRHTAAALRFVVEGDGTGYTNVEGEQMFMEPGDLVLTPHWTWHDHFNNGKKNLIWLDVLDAQLTSYLDANFHENYAEGPSQPIVKPDRYCKQQYGAIRPRMSNVSNAALPYTYKWRDTLKALNEVAASGVRDPHDSVLLEYAHPITGGATMPTIGCWIQMLPPGESTTPHRHTSSTIYHVMQGEGATFAGTKKGAGKELPWGPHDCFFVPSWNWHHFENRSKKEPAIIFSVTDRPVLESVGLFREEAA
- a CDS encoding amidohydrolase family protein, yielding MLRAQLFCGFNEWNTCHGVPLRQQQDTICVFYSTSRPIRNQWRRRSVDRSGGIDYPRQRKKTIASLSPTGGTMAYDLLIKNGTVVDGSGLPGYRGDVGVSSGKIVEIGRANGTAKQVIDADGLTVAPGIIDNHTHYDAQVIWDPLCTYSCYHGVTTVVIGNCSLALAPAHKEDQANLAGVLSHVEAIPLEAINAGVKWTWETIPQYMDTLDQRLGMNVATLIGHSAVRRYVMGEPSQERQATPEEIAKMKAIVREGIEAGAIGLSFERNPRHFDWDGKLAPSNLATDEEIVEIAGVLDEVGRGVIQCGGDRKLGTKVAMSTRCPVFYGNITQAAIAPDRWRNQLDGTVELMRQGHRAYQFVMPRPGDLRYTLKTAQHFDAMKTWKNVMLLPLEARMAAFRDPETRAKLHFEAVETPVNPNFAGDFTRRWDLQFVFKPALAKNQHLVGKSIAQIAKEQNKDVLDAFLELALEEKLETEFERREVNSDEAAMKALLTSPYTVIGQSDGGAHVVFRTDYSYSTYLLSHWVREKQIMPLEQAISKLTFIPANLFGIYDRGLLRPGMAADIMIFDPKTIAPLEPGEAHDLPGGAKRRKQLAKGIEYTVVNGQTLIEKGEHTGAFPGRVARSARPA
- a CDS encoding carboxymuconolactone decarboxylase family protein, whose translation is MARIPLVETTEQLSAEHHAVYDGIVKSRGAVRGVFPALLHVPSIAHHTAELGAYVRFEAKLDQRIKALAVSVTVRELECRHEWSAQVRNAERNGLSPATIKAIYQRKPPTEFPEEDAMIIRYAHELLRNHRVSEPTFSAVRDRLGVQSIVDLTATIGYYAMISCSLNAFDLVSDPEPKGFEL
- a CDS encoding DUF3574 domain-containing protein, with translation MRLLRFAILAIVATTFSACGSTYIVRCKDGDTLAIQDSLYFGTAKPNGVVTPDDWSGFLENTVTPRFPQGLTSSRASGQWRGSDGEIVREDSHVLLLLHPDNAATEQSIREVIDTYKSQFQQEAVLRIRSATCASF
- a CDS encoding amidohydrolase — encoded protein: MNLKYGFISVDDHVQEVPNLWADRVEKKFRDRAPRLVASKNGGEQWLLDGQVLLDGRAARAGALLVDRNEDPKRWADVPAPVFTPAERLKAMDSAGIDYSVLYPTVAGLAGEAFGRLDDSELELACVRAYNDWLIDEWAKTSERFIPQCLVPIWPVEAAIAEVKRGVGKGHRGVIFPSLPMHLRKVPHVSGPEYDPFWSACEELSVPVCLHAGASPELQTPLPPSVKPTLAAAMDAATKPVSSVFVISLYSFSRVLLRHPKLRFVLAESALSWGMLYLEWADHQFDHDGLSREGYDLNPSQMFKRQCFFNSWYDPIAPFTDYIGADHIMWSSNLPLANSTWPRTQETIDHCFKGVTAADRERVLWKNAERLYRL
- a CDS encoding amidohydrolase, producing MEIKHKLISADSHCGFDRNDFVERMSKVKWGDKIPQIVEVESKGEKIDRWSVYGEPRHGDVGNCPVLMTGPFPTYPKRYAEIPAAYHDPIARLPALDADGVDAEVLFPNPPGGTFYEPGDAHYELEVVQAYNDILSDWKRASDRYVPLAAVPYLSSPQAIKKEFERAAANGHRGINLHGQMPKGLPHITDPIWNPVWEVCQELQLPLHFHGSAGLSAGASVRKWDGYSVRQAHSAQTATSAVTPAQIVPQFIFPGITEKFPGLILVFPEAGVGSLNYVIAACDHEWESRHLWTEGIITRPSEVVRRQMYVNFWFEAEGIKLRDDIGVDNIMWESDFPHVASYYPHSWREVERVLEGVPEADRRKMQYENAVRLYKIDAKLPA
- a CDS encoding citryl-CoA lyase; translated protein: MAEQAKIVTGLGKAELHRILVRGYDLNKELVGKISFTDMCSLMLRGRMPTANEAKMLDALLVILVEHGMVSHVVAARLIYHCAPEAIQAAVAAALCGAGSVHLGSSEWSAKMLLDALPRDTRNPEYDEIATKIIDDYTLRKQRMPGIGHRTHAEGDPRAETLFNIAKDTGVYGKYCELIQCLSKLSTERRKRLIPVNVTGAIAAIALDMGFSWQITKAFALIGRTLGAIGHIAEEIENPMATQIDAAIKQAIVYEPKRT
- a CDS encoding ABC transporter substrate-binding protein — encoded protein: MVKIFSALAFFAVCFSVFSLGYAQQSAGRPEKKTLDIAVAAFAHTTMPLLIAHEAGYFAKYGVTVNISAVSASVAVQGLISGKIDIYQGGSAAMMAALAGADIIYVAAGVDKSSLILFGQRGITSLENLRGKTVATTSPGAFGDIAMRMSARKSGMEIPRDIKLMFHGTPAQAFQSFTLNHADGMINTPPQTDLAKQKGYPIIIDYYKEGLKIIGPGTAVTREFTQKNPNTVRAFLMGLLEGVKRAIDDEEYASKLESKYSKVTDPKILADNYQQGLRVWNKDLTIDPAAIRIVLENTPDGKGKDADPKRFYDNSFIQAINRDFASKLFPGEVK